A genome region from Clupea harengus chromosome 7, Ch_v2.0.2, whole genome shotgun sequence includes the following:
- the si:dkey-61l1.4 gene encoding collagen alpha-1(III) chain: protein MNTPVPLKAWLKDSDADSFQWLSTKKDGFQFEYTESSVVQMRFLRLNSNLASQNITFACQPGSRQGTTEREIKFLADTRRQSYVGTLRDCMPAEAFDLGSQESVFQFETNDLVLLPIRDLALFGNSDLIEEFSFTVGPVCFS, encoded by the exons ATGAACACACCG GTACCACTAAAAGCCTGGCTGAAGGACTCTGATGCAGATTCATTTCAGTGGCTGAGTACCAAAAAAGATGGCTTTCAG TTTGAGTACACTGAGAGCAGCGTGGTGCAGATGAGATTCCTAAGACTCAACAGCAATCTGGCTAGCCAGAACATAACCTTCGCCTGCCAGCCAGGCAGCAGGCAAGgaacaacagagagggagattaaGTTCCTCGCTGACACAAGGAGGCAAAGTTATGTGGGGACATTACGTGATTGTATG CCTGCTGAAGCATTTGACCTTGGATCCCAGGAGTCTGTGTTCCAGTTTGAGACCAACGACCTGGTTCTCCTACCAATCAGAGACTTGGCTTTGTTTGGCAACAGTGACCTCATCGAGGAGTTCAGCTTCACTGTTGGGCCTGTTTGCTTCAGTTAG